Proteins from a single region of Planctomycetota bacterium:
- the miaB gene encoding tRNA (N6-isopentenyl adenosine(37)-C2)-methylthiotransferase MiaB, translating into MPGKMRKLYLETFGCQMNVLDSELVAGQLRRDGYEPTADRDEADVVIFNTCSVREHAEQKVWSRLGELKQAKEERPDLTIGVIGCMAERDGLRIFDRFPHVDLLCGPGELDKLATLVSERDGQRSALMGSTARRTSTRDAAEDNLELLDLSRATSPADVGRQAYVRITRGCNKFCTYCVVPYTRGPEVHRPPSNIVAEVQRLVDGGAIEVTLLGQTINHYAFDHGDGRTTTFADLLYQIHEAVPALPRLRFVTSYPRDFTDEALDAMRDCDRICRYLHVPAQHGSDRLLKAMNRGYTIGQYEEFIGRAKEKMPDVSLASDFIVGFPTETEAEYETCRGVVERCGFKNSFVFKYSPRPGTVAIKRFEDDVAEEDKRRRCNDLIAVQNEVTKRGNLELVGRRLELMVEGPSKHAAKAYPASNVTLGSGFNRRAAVEQLVGR; encoded by the coding sequence ATGCCCGGCAAGATGCGCAAGCTCTACCTCGAAACCTTCGGGTGCCAGATGAACGTGCTCGACAGCGAGCTCGTCGCAGGGCAACTGCGGCGTGACGGGTACGAGCCGACGGCGGATCGGGACGAGGCGGACGTGGTGATCTTCAACACCTGCAGCGTTCGCGAGCATGCCGAGCAGAAGGTCTGGAGCCGGCTGGGCGAGTTGAAGCAGGCCAAGGAAGAGCGGCCCGACCTGACGATCGGCGTCATCGGTTGCATGGCCGAACGCGACGGGTTGCGGATCTTCGACCGCTTCCCGCACGTCGACCTGCTCTGCGGGCCGGGCGAGTTGGACAAGCTGGCGACGCTCGTCAGTGAACGCGACGGGCAGCGATCGGCGCTGATGGGGTCGACGGCCCGTCGCACGTCCACACGCGACGCAGCCGAGGACAACCTGGAGCTGCTCGATCTGTCCCGCGCGACGAGTCCGGCGGATGTCGGGCGGCAGGCGTACGTGCGGATCACGCGTGGATGCAACAAGTTCTGCACGTACTGCGTCGTGCCATACACGCGCGGGCCGGAGGTCCATCGGCCGCCGAGCAACATCGTGGCGGAGGTGCAGCGGCTGGTCGACGGCGGGGCGATCGAGGTGACGCTGCTCGGGCAGACCATCAACCATTACGCCTTCGACCACGGCGACGGCCGAACGACGACGTTCGCCGACCTGCTCTACCAGATCCACGAGGCGGTGCCGGCACTGCCGCGGCTGCGGTTCGTCACGAGCTACCCGCGCGACTTCACCGACGAAGCGCTCGACGCGATGCGCGACTGCGATCGCATCTGCCGGTACCTCCACGTCCCGGCCCAGCACGGCAGCGATCGCCTGCTCAAGGCGATGAACCGCGGCTACACCATCGGCCAGTACGAAGAATTCATCGGCCGGGCCAAGGAGAAGATGCCCGACGTCAGCCTCGCTAGCGACTTCATCGTCGGCTTCCCGACCGAGACCGAGGCGGAGTACGAGACCTGCCGCGGTGTGGTGGAGCGGTGCGGCTTCAAGAACTCGTTCGTTTTCAAGTACTCACCCCGGCCGGGCACCGTCGCGATCAAGCGGTTCGAAGACGACGTCGCCGAAGAGGACAAGCGTCGTCGCTGCAACGACCTGATTGCCGTTCAGAACGAAGTCACAAAGCGCGGCAACCTGGAGCTG